Proteins encoded within one genomic window of Triticum aestivum cultivar Chinese Spring chromosome 2D, IWGSC CS RefSeq v2.1, whole genome shotgun sequence:
- the LOC123051824 gene encoding cytochrome P450 734A5 produces the protein MWPSSWSWPWGWGWGAAVLVGAACLCAHAAAEALWLRPRRLQRHFAEQGVRGPGYSFFVGSSIELVRLMLDASSRPMAPPDSHDILPRVLAFYHHWRKLYGPKHLIWFGTKARLTISSPELVREVLLTRAEHFDRYEAHPLICQFEGYGLGNLRGDQWARHRRVLSPAFHTENLKPLVPFIAATMRRMLDELAAKAVGGEAEVDVAEWFQRVPQEVITFATFGRRNYEDGRVVFELQDELAGLAADAHSKVYIPGYRFLPLRRNLRVWHLVREIRKGLAAFIANLPKDGRDDEQRRDGGGGGMRDLMSFMTPAMTTEEIIEESKNFFFAGKETLVSLLTWATVALAMHPEWQDRARQEVLAVVGRDDLPTKDHLPKLKTVGMIVNETLRLYPPAVAMIRTANRDVELGGCVVPAGTELLIPILAVHHDEEHWGADAAEFNPARFGDDRRPRHQMAFMPFGGGERVCIGQNLALIEAKVALAVVLQRFAFRLSPAYVHAPRVLMILNPQYGAPVIFRPL, from the exons ATGTGGCCGTCGTCATGGTCGTGGccgtgggggtgggggtggggcgcCGCCGTGCTGGTGGGCGCGGCGTGCCTGTGCGCGCacgcggcggcggaggcgctgTGGCTCCGGCCCCGGCGTCTGCAGCGGCACTTCGCGGAGCAGGGCGTGCGCGGGCCCGGGTACAGCTTCTTCGTGGGCAGCTCCATCGAGCTGGTGAGGCTGATGCTGGACGCGTCGTCCCGGCCCATGGCGCCGCCGGACTCCCACGACATCCTCCCCCGGGTCCTCGCCTTCTACCACCATTGGAGGAAGCTCTACG GCCCGAAGCATCTGATCTGGTTCGGGACCAAGGCGAGGCTGACGATCAGCTCGCCGGAGCTGGTCCGGGAGGTGCTGCTGACGCGGGCGGAGCACTTCGACCGGTACGAGGCGCACCCGCTCATCTGCCAGTTCGAGGGCTACGGCCTCGGCAACCTCCGGGGCGACCAGTGGGCGCGCCACCGCCGCGTCCTCTCCCCGGCCTTCCACACCGAGAACCTCAAGCCACTCGTGCCCTTCATCGCCGCCACCATGCGCCGGATGCTCGACGAGCTCGCGGCCAAGGccgtcggcggcgaggcggaggtggACGTGGCCGAGTGGTTCCAGCGCGTGCCGCAGGAGGTCATCACGTTCGCCACCTTCGGGCGCCGGAACTACGAGGACGGCAGGGTGGTGTTCGAGCTCCAGGACGAGCTCGCCGGCCTCGCCGCCGACGCCCACAGCAAGGTGTACATCCCCGGGTACCGCTTTCTGCCGCTGAGGAGGAACCTGCGCGTGTGGCACCTGGTCAGGGAGATCAGGAAGGGCCTCGCCGCCTTCATCGCCAACCTGCCCAAGGATGGTCGGGACGACGAGcagcggcgggacggcggcggcggcggcatgaggGACCTGATGAGCTTCATGACGCCGGCCATGACGACGGAGGAGATCATCGAGGAGAGCAAGAACTTCTTCTTCGCCGGCAAGGAGACGCTCGTCAGCCTCCTCACCTGGGCCACCGTCGCCCTCGCCATGCACCCGGAGTGGCAGGACCGCGCCCGCCAGGAGGTCCTCGCCGTCGTCGGCCGCGACGACCTCCCCACCAAAGACCACCTCCCCAAGCTCAAAACC GTGGGGATGATCGTGAACGAGACGCTGAGGCTGTACCCGCCGGCGGTGGCGATGATCCGGACGGCGAACCGGGACGTGGAGCTGGGCGGGTGCGTGGTGCCGGCGGGCACGGAGCTCCTCATCCCGATCCTGGCGGTGCACCACGACGAGGAGCACTGGGGCGCCGACGCGGCGGAGTTCAACCCGGCGCGCTTCGGCGACGACCGGCGGCCGCGGCACCAGATGGCGTTCATGCCgttcggcggcggcgagcgggtgtgCATCGGGCAGAACCTGGCGCTGATCGAGGCCAAGGTGGCGCTCGCCGTCGTGCTGCAGCGGTTCGCCTTCCGCCTGTCGCCGGCGTACGTGCACGCGCCCAGGGTGCTCATGATACTCAACCCGCAGTACGGCGCGCCGGTCATCTTCCGGCCGCTGTGA
- the LOC123051825 gene encoding calcium-binding protein 39, whose translation MSFFFRAASRPRSSQQDLVRSIKDSLLALDTKTGAKALEDVEKNIFTLRQTLSGDGEVEPNQDHVLQIALEICKEGVLSLFVQNLPSLGWEGRKDLAHCWCILLRQKVDESHCCVQYIENHVDLLDFLVVCYKNLEVALNCGNMLRECIKYPSLAKYILESNSFELFFQYVELPNFDIASDALNTFKDLLTRHEDAVSEFLISHYEQFFELYKRLLTSDNYVTRRQSVKFLSEFLLEAPNAQIMKRYILEVRYLNIMMGLLKDSSKNIRICSFHIFKVFVANPNKPRDIIQVLVDNHKELLKLLHALPASKGEDEQLDEERDLIIKEIEKLVLLSV comes from the exons ATGTCCTTCTTCTTCCGCGCGGCGTCGCGGCCGCGTTCGTCGCAGCAAGACCTCGTGCGCTCCATCAAGGACTCCCTCCTCGCGCTCGACACCAAGACCGGCGCCAAG GCCCTTGAAGATGTTGAGAAAAACATATTCACCTTGAGACAGACACTTTCTGGTGATGGAGAAGTTGAACCAAACCAGGATCATGTGTTACAGATAGCCCTTGAAATTTGCAAGGAGGGTGTCCTTTCTCTTTTTGTTCAGAACCTGCCTTCGCTGGGTTGGGAG GGTAGAAAGGATCTTGCCCACTGCTGGTGCATTTTGTTGAGGCAGAAGGTTGATGAAAGTCACTGCTGCGTGCAGTATATCGAAAATCATGTTGATCTTCTAGATTTCCTTGTTGTATG CTACAAGAACTTGGAAGTCGCATTGAACTGTGGAAACATGTTGCGAGAATGCATAAAATATCCCTCACTTGCAAA ATATATATTGGAGTCAAATAGCTTCGAGTTGTTTTTCCAGTATGTTGAATTGCCAAACTTTGATATTGCTTCTGATGCTCTGAATACGTTCAAG GATTTGCTCACTAGACATGAAGATGCAGTCTCCGAGTTTCTCATTTCCCATTATGAACAG TTCTTTGAACTCTACAAAAGGCTTTTAACTTCAGATAATTATGTGACAAGAAGACAATCAGTGAAG TTTCTTTCAGAGTTTCTGTTGGAGGCCCCAAATGCTCAGATAATGAAGCGGTACATTTTGGAAGTTCGTTACTTGAACATTATGATGGGTCTACTAAAG GATTCAAGCAAAAATATCAGGATATGTTCCTTTCACATATTTAAG GTATTTGTTGCCAATCCAAACAAGCCTCGTGATATCATTCAAGTTTTGGTAGACAACCACAAAGAATTATTGAAGTTACTCCATGCTCTTCCTGCAAGCAAGG GTGAAGATGAACAACTTGACGAGGAGCGAGACTTAATTATCAAGGAAATCGAGAAGCTCGTGCTCTTGTCAGTATAG